In Xanthomonas sacchari, a genomic segment contains:
- a CDS encoding TetR/AcrR family transcriptional regulator gives MNTAPAPSSDDGAASGGGRNNRLSAEDWAQAALDLIAEQGVSAVAVEPLARRLGVTKGSFYWHFPSRDALLQAALERWELVEQQQVFGSLEEVPDPRTRLRALFQLVAHEVKPHVIYSELLKALDHPAVRPVIDRVSQRRMEYLIASFRQSGLSRTDAQHRARLAYAAYVGFLQLSLQLHQPKQAREDFEAYVEHVIVTLIPG, from the coding sequence ATGAATACCGCGCCCGCTCCTTCCTCCGACGACGGCGCCGCTTCCGGCGGCGGCCGCAACAACCGGCTCAGCGCCGAAGACTGGGCGCAGGCCGCCCTGGACCTGATCGCCGAACAGGGCGTCAGCGCGGTGGCGGTGGAGCCGCTGGCGCGGCGCCTGGGCGTCACCAAGGGCAGCTTCTACTGGCACTTCCCGTCGCGCGATGCGTTGCTGCAGGCCGCGCTGGAGCGTTGGGAACTGGTCGAGCAGCAACAGGTGTTCGGCAGCCTGGAAGAAGTGCCGGATCCGCGTACGCGGCTGCGCGCGCTGTTCCAGCTGGTCGCGCACGAGGTCAAGCCGCACGTCATCTACAGCGAGTTGCTGAAGGCGCTCGACCATCCCGCGGTGCGGCCGGTGATCGACCGGGTCTCGCAGCGGCGCATGGAGTATCTGATCGCCTCGTTCCGCCAGTCCGGACTCAGCCGCACCGACGCGCAGCACCGCGCGCGTCTGGCCTATGCCGCCTACGTCGGCTTCCTGCAGCTGTCGTTGCAGTTGCACCAGCCCAAGCAGGCGCGCGAGGA